The following is a genomic window from Marinobacter salsuginis.
AGAAAAGACCACCCAGCCACTCATCACCGAGATCCGCCGGCGCAACTTCCGGACGGTAGGACGGAACACAGCCAAGATGGGTACACAACCCTACAAGCACGGCAAACTCCGGCTTCAGGGAACGCAGGATGCCATCAATATACGGTGGCTGCTGAGGCGCTTCTGACTGGGGATCTTTCACCCGGTCGTTGAGCTTCTCGATATTCGCCTGCATCTCTTCGGTACGGCGAATGATCCAGACCGGCTTACCTCGCCACTCGACCGTAATCTGCTGACCCGGTTCAATCTTGCTGACATTGACGGTTACCGGTGCACCCGCTGCTTCCGCTTTGGCACTGGGATTCCAGGATGCCACGAAAGGAACGGCCGCACCGACGACGCCGACTCCACCCACCACAGACGTGGCACCGATCAGAAACCGGCGCCGGCCTTGGCTCACGTCGCCATTACTCATTATGGTTTTCTCCCATCAGGCGATGTCACAGCCCGCAAAACCGCCGGCGATGTGCATCTTAAAGGACTTCACAACCCAAAAATATAAGCGCCCAAATGGTAATGAAATTACCTTGGCCTTACAAGTCGGAAAGCCGGCGCTGGCGCCTCATCACTGTTCCAGATCAATTTGCTGACAAATCGTCCGAACATAAAAAAACCCGACCAAAAAGGGCCGGGTTTTCCAGGATCTGTTCCAGCGAAATTAACGCTTGGAGTACTGAGGACGCTTACGCGCCTTACGCAGACCCACTTTCTTACGCTCGACTTCACGCGCGTCACGGGTAACGTAACCCGCTTTACGCAGCGCCGGACGCAGAGTTTCGTCGTAATCCATCAGGGCGCGAGTCAGACCGTGGCGAATAGCGCCGGCCTGACCACTGATACCACCACCCTTCACGGTGATTTGGATATCAAAACGATCGGTAGACTCGGCAACAACCAGCGGCTGACGAACGATCATGCGCAGGGTGTCACGACCGAAGAAATCTTCGATTGAGCGACCATTGATAGAGATGTTACCGCTTCCCGGCTTGATAAAAACCCGAGCCGTGGATGTCTTGCGGCGACCAGTACCGTAATTTTGTGCTACAGACATATCCGCCTTCCGTTAAATGTCGAGTTCTTTGGGCTGCTGGGCTGCGTGAGGATGCTCAGCGCCGGCATAGATTTTCAGCTTCTTGAACATGGCGCGACCGAGCGGGCCTTTCGGAAGCATGCCTTTGACAGACTTCTGAATGATTTGCTCGGGAGCCTTGTCGACCAGCTTCTCGAAGTTGATGGACTTGATTCCACCCGGAAAGCCGGTATGACTGTAGTACATCTTGTCAGATGCCTTCTTGCCGGTAACCCGCACCTGGCTCGCGTTGATCACAACAATGTAATCGCCAGTGTCTACGTGAGGGGTGTACTCAGGCTTATGCTTGCCCCGCAGACGTAGGGCGATTTCGGTTGACAGACGACCCAGCGTCTTGCCGGCTGCGTCTACAACGTACCAGTCACGTTTTACTGTTTCTGGTTTCGCACTCAGAGTCTTCATTGATTCCGCCTTGAACGCTATATAAGAAACGTTAAAAACCACCACCGGTAAATGCAAGGCATCCGGAGGAGGTTCCATACCTGTGTTGCGCTGCCATCATTCGGGGCTGAGATAATGACATCGCCTTGAAAAGCCAGGGCGCGAAGTATACTCGAACCACCCGGGAAAGCCAACCCTGTGTCGGCTCGTTTCGTTATTCCCCTATATCCGCGCCGGACCAACCGTAAAGCCGGAACACATTATCCAGCAACACCGGCGCCAGCTGCTCTGGCGTGTCGCCACGAATCTCTGCAAGCACCTTCAGAATATCCGGCAAATACCGGGGAGAATTCTGCCCCTGCGGTACACCCTCCGGCGCCATGTCCGGCGCATCCGTTTCAAGCACCAGCGCTTCCAGTGGCAACCTTGCGATTGCATCACGGGTCTTTCGTGCCCGGGGGTGAGTGATCACGCCTCCCACGCCGATGAAGCACCCCAGATCGACCAGCTTTACGGCCTGCTGAAAACTGCCACTGAAGCCGTGAATCAGGGCCCGTCCCGCCCACTGCCGACGGTTGAGCAGGCTGTGTACTTCGTCATGAGTCTTAACGGAATGGATCACCAGCGGCATGTCGAACTCGTCGGCTAGTGCCACCTGGCTGTTGAACCAGGGCCACTGCACTTCAAGGCTGCCCTTGAGGCGATCGAGCCCACACTCCCCTATGGCGACGCAGCGCTCGGGCCGAGCCGCAAGTCGCCTGCGAAGCTCCGACAGATCCTCTTCGGAATGCTCGTCAACAAACCAGGGATGAATCCCGAGACAGTAGAACAGGCCATTATGGGCAAGCGCTGTGTCACGGACCCTGTCCCAGTCTGGCCGCCGGACACCGGGTATGACCAGTCGGCGGAGTCCGAGCGATCGGGCCTGCTCGAGCTCCGCTTCGCGCCGGCCATCGAACTGAGGGAAATCAAAATGGCAATGGGCGTCGATCAGCTGCACGGTCACCTCCGCCCGGAACGTTTAATGCTCCCGGGTCTTGTGGAACTGGATGTCCGGATACCTTTCCTGAGCCAGATTCAGGTTTACCATGGTCGGAGCGATGTAGGCGAGCCGGTCACTGCCATCAAGAGCCAGGTTGTCGTTGTTCTTGCGCTGGAACTCGTCCAACTTGCGCTCATCGCTGCAGGTCACCCAGCGAGCTGTGGCTACGTTGATCGGCTCATAAATCGCCTCTACCTTGTACTCACTTTTCAGGCGACTGACCACCACGTCGAACTGCAGAACACCCACGGCCCCGACAATCAGGTCGTTGTTACGCAGAGGCCTGAACACCTGAACAGCCCCTTCCTCTGACAACTGGATCAGGCCTTTCTGAAGCTGCTTGGCCTTAAGCGGGTCTTTCAGGCGAATCCGGCGGAAGAGTTCCGGAGCGAAGTTAGGGATGCCGGTGAATTTCATATCCTCACCCGCAGTGAAGGTATCCCCCAACTGAATGGTCCCGTGGTTGTGCAAGCCAATAATATCGCCAGCAAAGGCCTGCTCGGCGTGCTCACGGTCCCCGGCCATAAAGGTCAGTGCGTCTGAAAAGCGGACCTCTTTGCCAATACGAACATGACGGGCCTTCATGCCCTGGTTGTAACTGCCGGAGACGATCCGGAGGAACGCAACGCGATCGCGGTGTTGCGGGTCCATGTTTGCCTGGATCTTGAAGACGAAACCCGAAAAGGCGTCCTCTGCAGGCTGGACCAGTCTCTGGTCGGTTTCTCGGGGCTGTGGCGCCGGAGCCCACTCCACCAGGCCATCCAGCATGTGGTCGACACCGAAATTGCCCAGTGCGGTACCAAAGAATACCGGCGTCAACTCGCCAGCAAGAAAGGCTTCCTGATCGAATTCGTGGGAAGCGCCCTTTACAAGCTCAATCTCATCGCGCAGGTCGTCAGCATAGGCGCCAATCGCCTCATCCAGCTCCGGGTTATCGAGCCCCGAGATAATTCGCTTGTCCTGAATCATGTGTCCCTGACCGGACTGATAGAGGATGACTTCATCCCGCAGCAGGTGATACACACCCTTGAAGCTCTTGCCCATACCAATAGGCCAGGTGATCGGCGCGC
Proteins encoded in this region:
- the rpsI gene encoding 30S ribosomal protein S9, translating into MSVAQNYGTGRRKTSTARVFIKPGSGNISINGRSIEDFFGRDTLRMIVRQPLVVAESTDRFDIQITVKGGGISGQAGAIRHGLTRALMDYDETLRPALRKAGYVTRDAREVERKKVGLRKARKRPQYSKR
- a CDS encoding TatD family hydrolase; translation: MQLIDAHCHFDFPQFDGRREAELEQARSLGLRRLVIPGVRRPDWDRVRDTALAHNGLFYCLGIHPWFVDEHSEEDLSELRRRLAARPERCVAIGECGLDRLKGSLEVQWPWFNSQVALADEFDMPLVIHSVKTHDEVHSLLNRRQWAGRALIHGFSGSFQQAVKLVDLGCFIGVGGVITHPRARKTRDAIARLPLEALVLETDAPDMAPEGVPQGQNSPRYLPDILKVLAEIRGDTPEQLAPVLLDNVFRLYGWSGADIGE
- the rplM gene encoding 50S ribosomal protein L13, whose protein sequence is MKTLSAKPETVKRDWYVVDAAGKTLGRLSTEIALRLRGKHKPEYTPHVDTGDYIVVINASQVRVTGKKASDKMYYSHTGFPGGIKSINFEKLVDKAPEQIIQKSVKGMLPKGPLGRAMFKKLKIYAGAEHPHAAQQPKELDI
- the prfC gene encoding peptide chain release factor 3; protein product: MSNLSKEVAKRRTFAIISHPDAGKTTITEKVLLFGQAIQKAGTVKGKKSGQHAKSDWMEMEKERGISVTTSVMQFPYGGKLVNLLDTPGHEDFSEDTYRTLTAVDSCLMVIDSAKGVEERTIKLMEVTRLRDTPILTFMNKLDRDTRDPVELMDEVEEVLKIACAPITWPIGMGKSFKGVYHLLRDEVILYQSGQGHMIQDKRIISGLDNPELDEAIGAYADDLRDEIELVKGASHEFDQEAFLAGELTPVFFGTALGNFGVDHMLDGLVEWAPAPQPRETDQRLVQPAEDAFSGFVFKIQANMDPQHRDRVAFLRIVSGSYNQGMKARHVRIGKEVRFSDALTFMAGDREHAEQAFAGDIIGLHNHGTIQLGDTFTAGEDMKFTGIPNFAPELFRRIRLKDPLKAKQLQKGLIQLSEEGAVQVFRPLRNNDLIVGAVGVLQFDVVVSRLKSEYKVEAIYEPINVATARWVTCSDERKLDEFQRKNNDNLALDGSDRLAYIAPTMVNLNLAQERYPDIQFHKTREH
- the petA gene encoding ubiquinol-cytochrome c reductase iron-sulfur subunit, which encodes MSNGDVSQGRRRFLIGATSVVGGVGVVGAAVPFVASWNPSAKAEAAGAPVTVNVSKIEPGQQITVEWRGKPVWIIRRTEEMQANIEKLNDRVKDPQSEAPQQPPYIDGILRSLKPEFAVLVGLCTHLGCVPSYRPEVAPADLGDEWLGGLFCPCHGSRYDMAGRVYEAQPAPLNLEVPPYRFDDDSTLTIGLDPEAA